From the genome of Clavelina lepadiformis chromosome 2, kaClaLepa1.1, whole genome shotgun sequence:
ATGGCCATAGTGGTAAGTGTGGTAGTTGCATGCACGAGGCTCATCAATGTGCACATAAACTTTTGTATACTTACGCcggtttataataaataaacaaataaaaactggtTGTTGCGCACTTTTATAAGTTAGAATTATCGATAAGATTTACCTgtgttgtttcaaaatttacatGTGCATGGGTGAAAATTTTGTGGCACATCAGATTAAAATGAGTGGCTCATTAGTTAGCcacacattgcaaaatttccCATGTGAGTAGTGTATATTTTAAGTTATTGGCCTACTCACCATGACTTGTCAGCTGGCGTTGCTTCCCTAAAAAGTATATTTATGTTCATTTAAAGATAGGGTCAGGTAGCCAacataacaattaaaaataaatgattttgtaGGAGTGATTTGATTCTTTGTGTGTGTCCTGTTTTCTATTGTGATttaccttttgtttgttttattgaacagaattatgtaaatatatttttctgcTGATTGCAAACACTTCAGCTAAACAATAGTACTAAGGAGAGAAGTGATTTAGTGCACAACTGGACAAGATGACGCAGGAAAAAGGAACTGCAACAAAACTTTCTTTGAATCTTCGAAAAATGAAGTTTATGCAGCGATGTATGAGTGAAAATGAACGCCAGGAGTTGGAAGAAAGTGACAAGATCATCACGAGTGAACACTGGGAACTCGATCTTCCTGAGATGCTAGAACACGAAAGCAGATTTGTACATATTCCCAGCATAACACACTTTGAGCCTTGTCGGCATGGAAGATTGTCGTTTGGAGGATATAACAAAGCCATTGAAAAGTTAATGAAAGAGCTCGAACAACCTAAAGAAATTGATGACGATGGACACAACAGTGACCTTTCTATTTCTGACGATGAGATGGCAGAACGTTATTCATCACTCGTCGGCACCGTTGgtaataaatttaaagcaaattcAAAGCAAAGCACAAAGAAAGGGCGTAAATTAGAACCATTGGCTGAAGACAAGGAGCAAAGCTTACAAGTTAAAAGGACAAAATTAGATAAAAGAGGATTCATGAAACCTTCTGTTTAGCAATTCTTCAcgtattcatttctgttttttatttgtttttttgctggATCCAATGCATAGAATACTTTTTAATGTAGaacatattcatattaaaattttaggagtcttaacttttattttcattgttttacgtatttaaattaagtatataataaatcTAACTTCACAGACATCGCTAGTTGCTATTATATTAGGTTGCTTATTTTTAGGCTTAAACACCGTGCTATTTCTACATTGAGGGTTCTTGTCTATGTATACTATGGCCTAATCTTTACAATTGCAGTAGCTAATTAGCTgcttcaattaattttaacttgatgcaaaaattttttttcagattttctATTATTAtctgttatttaaaaaaaaattgacaaatatCCAGATGCGGCAACGCTTTTACACTGTGATTACCGCAAATCTATGATTCATGGGATGACTCAATACCATGGCAATTTGTTTTGCCATATCTCCCTGAAATGCGAGAACATGAAAGCATATGTGTACCCGTACCCACATAACAATTCAATGGTGGAATCTTGTGGATATGGAAGGCTATCTTTATAGTACTGTACTACAGCAGCAAagtcaaacaaattttctttggGTAGGTTGGGTTCAAGATATATAAAAGTTTATGACAATGTGTTTTCGAGATATATATTTTGCAGCATTGTAAATCAATATACAAGCCATATTACAAAATGACCAGGTTAATATGACCTGTCATTGGTGTTGTCAAGTGCAATTATACTTGACTAGATCGATAGTTTAAGTGTTTATGTAGCAATCCAAATGGCTTCAAGTTAAGCTACATCTCTGTTGTAACCACGTAATGATTTTTTGTGTATGGGACAACACTCAACTATTTACCATATTTATATGGTTATAAACAAGCTGTTATCCAGAAATCTTAAAGGGgctaaaaaaacattaaaacccagattttaattatgttttcaaaaaaaaacaaaaaaacttgaaacatttttcgaatttaaacttcaacaaaaacagattgaatatttttcaaattatatACTTAAAATGATTGGGTAGTTTGTTAATGAATGAAAGTCTAGGTTAATATTAAGtatgtatattttattttgtatttaatcaTGGCAACTTATGATTCCATTTCATGCTGTATTCTTTAACTTCTCTTATTTTTGTGAAGCTTTTTGAAgtcataaacaaacattaaattaaaaattaataatgtttattttaccTTTCTGTGAACCGTTTAAAACGTCTAatgtaaaatgttaaaatgcaGAGTTCATCGCAGTAAACAGTCTCATTTTTAGCAGCTTAAcctatcatttttttaaatgtgcaATTAGTCAATCTATAGCATGTTTTTACTGATAAAAGTAAAAGCTTACATTGAAGTCATGAAATAGGAAGTCATGAATAACGTTTTCTGGCGGCTAAAAAAAATTGGAGGTTTGTCAGACTATCTATATATCTATCTGCACTAATGTAAGTGTGCTGTGCTGTGCTGACAGCATCATGCAGCTGTCTGTAAATGTGCTGAGCTGATAGGGCGGTGGCTTAATTTAAGACAACTAGGTGACCTATATTTTGTACTTGGAAATAAGTACAGAAAGATGATTTATAAgtagttttaacattttgctaatACAGTAGTGTGTCTAATAAACTGAAATTCTTATTATTGCTATATATCTTTCAAATTATCTGAATTTTgccattttatgttttattctGTATTTACTAAAACTAGGTTAAATATTGctgatattttttttatattttcaatgaATTTTGTGTTGAGTAATGATGATTTATGCAGTAACATCGTTTATGGTCTTCTTAGGTAGGAAGCCAAGCTTAACTTTTCTCATATCATAGGCTACTTATAGTACATTGCATGGAGTAGATAAATATCATATAAAGTAGTAATATGATTACAGCTGGATCTCATTACTGAGCTGTTAATCTTTACTTTCAGACAATCTGgcacaaataattaattagtgaACGATTTCCTCTTTTTACCTCACTTATATCCGACACCATGCTCCGGGGATAAAATGGTCCAGATTAACGAGATTCAACTGAGTATTATACAGAAAATCATATTTAGAAATAACATTGGCGTACAAAAAATTATGGCTGTTAAAGtgagaaaattttaattacgGTAGTTGAGGTcactaattaaaaaaatgagGAAGTTTTTTTAGATTTGCTCtagttttgacatattttacaattttaattttgtacataCTGTGCTTGCTTGTACATACTGTACCTATCACATTCCTATCTGTCATGTAAACATGTGAATACAAACGTTTTGAATCTTTGTCGTAAAGTGAAAATACAGACAAAATACTAAAACCTGCTTATGTTCAGTCATTTACATCTAAGAGCAACGGTTTAAGAAGGGACATTGGGAAAAGAGAATCCTAATACCGACCAATATACAACTATaataaatgcttacaaaaagCAAATGATTATCCAATTATCGCCTCAAATATTTCTTATGTACAGCTGAAGCAATgaacatttttaattaaactttgaggaaattatttttgcaacgCTGCTGAAGTTCAAAAATAAAGAGCTCTGTTTAAACGAGTTCTgctaaaaaaagtttggggAGTAATACCCATAATTGATCAAACACAAATAATTTAGATAAGATCCCTTCatcggaaaatatttttatgaatatatttttatgaatatatttttgctttagatCAAAAAAATATACCTCGTCTGACTTCTGAAATTAGTGTAAACGCATTAAAAATAAGTGTCCTTTTTGGGTTTTGAACCCAAAATTTGGCACATCAAccactttaatgtttcatgcctataatttattatttatgggcctgtttaattttaatggGTTTaggttaaaacaaacaagaaccCAAAAATTCAAGCAAGAATACTGcaatattttaaagtaaatcTTAGTTATCTTATTGTTTTTAGGTTGGGGTATTTTTGTTGATGGACAAAACTTGGCCTCTCTTACGCTGACACCACCACTACAAACAGTTGGATCAACAGTTGTGGCCAATGCTCTTGTCACAGTTCCACCTTCAGCAATtacattttcatatttttggaAATATAACGAGGTAAGATACTTAAAACTTGCAATGTATAAGTGCAATATTATGTCACATTCTACTTACATctattttacaatttatgacttaaataaaaccaaaTATACTTGTAGAAATATTCAGTAACTGCTGAGTGGTAAAGCGTGTGTTATTTCATCGGTCTTGTAAATGTcagtttttaacaaacttaattttagGTTTAATTTCTGCCatgttctttttttatttaacagATTAATATTGCATTATTGGGTTATAATAGAAGTGAGGTTGCTACTAGAATACTTCTTTCAGTTCAATTTAGAGAACGTTTTGCTGTGAGGTATGTACTTGAATATGTGCCAACTTCCagctttcatttaaaatttttgtttaaaaacctttttaattttttgatcaACATTTAATAATCATGAAGGCAAATGTTATAAAACACCTTTTtctgtattgtattgttttgcAGTGCATCATCCATATTTGATAATGGGACCTTGTTGACCAGTTTAACCATCGAAAATGTTCAACTCAGCAGTGATGGATTTGCGATTCAAATTGTTCCAACAAGTGGGGAGTCAAGCGGTTATCCATCAGTTAATTTACAAGTGGTTCACGGTGTGTTTTGGTCTTGATATtcaaatgcaaacaaacaacaaaattcatctcatttttagttatttttttaaagttatttttttataccGTTATGTTGGTATGTATTCCATACACCATGCTTGCATTTTTGTAATATGTTTTTGTAGatttatatatacagtatattttatattaaatgcaGTGTATAGTTCCACCTTTCAGTTTACGGCCCGCAATGTTAACCTTAAAACCTTAATCTTGAAAGAGGGAAGTTACTTTGTAATTGCCCTCTTTCAAGAGTTATTTTGCAGTTCTGCTAAACTTACATAGATGCTCGAAAACTGTTGCCTATATTAATGTAGATTAATATTAATGATTATGCTGCAGAGCACAATACACCAACTTTGCATTATCTTTCGCATTATTACTCAGTTCCAAGTCCAGTTGTTATACATCGATCAGTAAATCAATCTGGAACTATTCAAGACGAAATAAGATGCGAATATGACGATGTTATTCCAAGTGGGACTTCTTCTAGATACTACATTGGTGATGAAGACCCAGTTACCTTAAACAAAGTAACTAAGTActtcttttttcttaaaacaatgaaaattataacttttaaATCCAAGTACAGCTGCATTGTTTTGTTCCAAATTAAACTGAACAAATTTTAGGACGAATGGTACAAACTAAGTCCACGTGAAGATGGTCAAGAAGTGTTTTGTCAAGCTGTGACAGAAATAACGCAGGATTCAGACCTTGGTTTATCTCCACCAATACGACTAAACATAACTCGTaagttgtaaaagttttatcccgctttatttattttattttgcaacaaactttGAGGTTTACTCAATGTTGCAGACTCTCCTCTCCTATGGAAGTCCATGTGTGTTGGAATCCTCGGCTTAAACAATATAAGAAATTGCAGGATAACGTTTTCATCCAACCCACGATCTGAGTTTGTTTCTCTTACCATGAACGGTAAATTTTTTGGCAGTCTCAGAAACTACCATCTAAAATTAAAGTTCTGATTTTGATGCTTGAAATTGCTAAGTTGAGATcataagaaaaaatattaaaaataaaaaatatacataaCCTGAAAGATtactatttatttattgtaatacaGTACTGACTTTTGGCTTAAATATAGCTGCACTAAGATAAACATAAAAGTATGAGCTCCTGACATTTTAGACATTACTCTCTGCTTGATGCAATTGGTTGGGATTACATGTTGTTTTAAGATAGAGTTTAGCAAGTTAAGTAACATTGCAAATCTCGAACTCACTAGATATTTTATGCAGATTTTTTGGCATTTCAATATAAATAGTCAAtcagttttgtaagttatatcgTTGAAATTTCAAATTCAAGTCACTACTTGGATTTCAGATAACTTCATTATTGTGCTAGATGATCTCGTTTTCTGATTTACAGGAAGGCAAATAAGAAATTCAGGTCGAAACCATTTGATAAATTCTGCCACAAACAATAATCAGACATTTAGGTTTCGAACAAGGGTATGTGATGATTTAGTtctatattttgtaattcttgAAGTTgttcaaatataatcaataaatatatatcaaTATACCGGTATATCAAAATAATATATCAATAAATTTGTATATCATCAAACTTGTATCGTTGCAATACAAGTTGACAGTTGGAAAATATACAAATTTGATGATATACAAGTTTTGCAATCTCCAGAatgaacttaaaaaaattattacgaCATTTTTTGAAGAGTATTCAAAAATGAATGCACAATTGACATAAAGTTTTTTGCTTTGTAGTTTACCGAGGCTGACAATGGTACATACAATTTGACTGTAAGTTACCCTCCCGATGCAAGTCATTACAATCTTCAGTTTGACTACCTTATTGGTGAGatacaattttacaaaaatgatgaaaattaTCGATATACGTCCaacaatcaaaaaaaaaattgttcagGCTGTCCAGTAATTCTGCCGCAACGCAAAGTGAAGATGAAAGTAATGGTAACAGTGAACGATGGCCGGGAATATGGTAAAGAAGGCATGTTTACGTGTCCTCATGGTGCCACTCTATTTTATTCAAACGGAACCCGTCCTTTGAAACGCAGCACTGTCTGTCAAGTTACATCAAAATGGACTGGACAGAACAACCTGGAGTGCTGGACAGGTTAGTTTAACAATTGTGACTTTAGCTATGATGgtttttgcagtttttgcaCCTTTTCCGTGACCTGTATTTTTTAGCTCCTAACGTTACACTCAGCCCAGTGATGAGCGATACTTCTGGTGCTGCTCAAATTAGCATATTATGTGAATATAATGACACTTTTCCTGTTGGAGATAAATCTATTTATTACTTCAGAGAAGGAAGCAAGGAATTGCCCAAGGTAGGTGTTGTGTGACGCCTGAGTTTGTATGTTGGTTTAATACAATGGCATGAAAAACTGTATAGCTTCTatgaattcaaataaaatagtAAAGTAACAATAGTAACACACAAaggtattaaaaaattaaattaaataattagttattaaatattatttatgaataaaaaaaatatgtacaaCAAGCTCACCAAGATGATGATGTCGACCTAGAACTGAAATAAAGTCTTAAAcgattttacaaaaacttgcTGCATAAAAATTTGTGCGGAagacacaaaaacaaatacttaaaaaacaaaagcttcATGCACAACGGGACGTAGGCCATAAGGGTTgtcaaacaatacaaaaacacCTGAGAGTGACAGTAAGTCAGATGTAGCAATTAAAATTTGCAGTTTATGGATTTAGGATGTAACAAGTTAATTTAGAGCAGGCCGAAGACAGAGTTTAAATTATATATCTGCAATGTTGTTAAGGAATAGGCAGTCATGCAGATTTTCATgatacagaaaaaaaaatttcgtttAGTGACATCAGTTTCTACTCGTGTAAACACATACAAATTAATAAACAGAATTTGATTCAAGATTAAATTTCAATATACTGAGCATAAATCATAATCTATGACCAAATGCACTAAACATTATATTGTTAAATTGTAATAGCTAAAAATTTGTACAGGTTTTAAAAAATgggtttaaaaaaaaaaaaataactcTCCCAATCTTTGCAACTGATGTTATTACTCATTGTTTTGGTGACCAGCTATTTAACAACTGGCTGATATAAGCAAACaagtcaaattttttattttagtacTGGtaatgttgaatttttttgtattaagcTTGGCTTATAAATAATCCACTTGTGTTTCATGATGTTCATTTAACCTTGGTAAGGTTAAAAGTTAGAACATGATCAGTTCGCCCAAAACTtactatttttttgcattgattATACGAAAACACACAACGATTGGTGTCACGAAAAATATTACATTGTTCATATATAACTATAACTTTGTTTCTTTAGGGTGAACCACTTGTCTTACAATCGGGAAATAACGACCATCACCAGAATGTGTCATGTCAGGCTGTCACACCTtacaccaaatttttcaatgagTCTGGTAGATCATCTGTATCTGGTATCCACATACCTCGTGAGTATGACATTGGAATAGTATTTACACACTTAAATCTTTGCAAGTTGTACAGGCTTTATTTTTAGTCAACAAATGGTTACAGACAgagttttaaactgttttaccAGATGCACCATACCAAACTGAGAGGAAACCTTGCTCATGGATTGTTGGTCAGTCTGGATCATGCATTTTGAGCTTTTTGTCAAATCCTCCTGTTATGTTTGATAGCTTGACAAAAAACGGTAATTGTTTGcgaagtttgattttttaaaaatagattATTTTTTTACCATGCTATAGTTTTTAATGTGTGTGTTTTCAGGATCTCCTGTGCAAAATGAGATGGTTAATCACATTAATACGTCCACTCAGTCCGTTTTCAATTATCAGACATTTGTGCTTTATAGATCTATGGTATGTATTCGCATCTAATATGAATTGAATAGGAATTATTCTTCCTCGTTTTAAGCCCTAGAGCTTTGCTTCTGTTTTACTGCTCATCGTTATGGTTAGCattgtatttttc
Proteins encoded in this window:
- the LOC143445325 gene encoding M-phase phosphoprotein 6-like gives rise to the protein MTQEKGTATKLSLNLRKMKFMQRCMSENERQELEESDKIITSEHWELDLPEMLEHESRFVHIPSITHFEPCRHGRLSFGGYNKAIEKLMKELEQPKEIDDDGHNSDLSISDDEMAERYSSLVGTVGNKFKANSKQSTKKGRKLEPLAEDKEQSLQVKRTKLDKRGFMKPSV
- the LOC143445324 gene encoding uncharacterized protein LOC143445324, translated to MMIYAVTSFMVFLGWGIFVDGQNLASLTLTPPLQTVGSTVVANALVTVPPSAITFSYFWKYNEINIALLGYNRSEVATRILLSVQFRERFAVSASSIFDNGTLLTSLTIENVQLSSDGFAIQIVPTSGESSGYPSVNLQVVHVPSPVVIHRSVNQSGTIQDEIRCEYDDVIPSGTSSRYYIGDEDPVTLNKDEWYKLSPREDGQEVFCQAVTEITQDSDLGLSPPIRLNITHSPLLWKSMCVGILGLNNIRNCRITFSSNPRSEFVSLTMNGRQIRNSGRNHLINSATNNNQTFRFRTRFTEADNGTYNLTVSYPPDASHYNLQFDYLIGCPVILPQRKVKMKVMVTVNDGREYGKEGMFTCPHGATLFYSNGTRPLKRSTVCQVTSKWTGQNNLECWTAPNVTLSPVMSDTSGAAQISILCEYNDTFPVGDKSIYYFREGSKELPKGEPLVLQSGNNDHHQNVSCQAVTPYTKFFNESGRSSVSGIHIPHAPYQTERKPCSWIVGQSGSCILSFLSNPPVMFDSLTKNGSPVQNEMVNHINTSTQSVFNYQTFVLYRSMVKLADNGTYSLNVQSSESSRIYAIFFDVIAIDQSKPTMQPDETHEPDVTHQPDVTHQSGATYLPDVRHLPDPTYQPDLTTQLNQTERVDYSPVVGVNSDVIIGVTTAVIIVVAILLIIVIVLCTKRQQKIEEKEQAGNQAMAAYVEDVENVPQDATEMKEVA